A genomic window from Elaeis guineensis isolate ETL-2024a chromosome 3, EG11, whole genome shotgun sequence includes:
- the LOC140856064 gene encoding uncharacterized protein, producing MRPYSAIACNIPITHTQMARWCLVSFLLAIALVHAGAQNVPGHTHASTEKVASSDAGLDDEKNFVNNGGVGGWGGVGGATGIGALPGHNGVGGLVGGAGGVGGIGGVAGLGGAGGASGYGGGIGGGTGFGGVGGLGSVGGMGGAGVIGGAGVLGGIGGGFGSGGGLGGAGGGIGGGEGGVGGAGGGIGSGGGLGGSGGGIGGGGGLGGAGGDIGVVVATVVPGVVVLEVASEAVLVVVRWWHWGWRRWRFGWWCRGWHWWRFWWWCPGWRGWRFWWWCRGWRRRRLRWWCWGWRRRRFRW from the coding sequence ATGAGACCTTACAGCGCCATAGCTTGTAACATTCCAATAACACACACGCAGATGGCAAGGTGGTGCCTTGTCTCCTTCTTGTTAGCTATTGCTCTGGTTCATGCCGGAGCCCAGAACGTGCCCGGCCACACCCATGCAAGCACCGAGAAGGTGGCTAGCAGTGATGCCGGTCTCGATGACGAGAAGAACTTCGTGAACAATGGTGGAGTTGGTGGGTGGGGTGGGGTTGGTGGAGCAACCGGCATTGGCGCCCTTCCGGGCCATAATGGTGTCGGTGGGTTAGTTGGTGGAGCTGGTGGTGTTGGTGGGATTGGTGGCGTGGCCGGGCTTGGGGGTGCTGGCGGTGCAAGTGGATATGGAGGTGGCATAGGTGGTGGGACTGGGTTTGGTGGGGTCGGCGGCTTGGGTAGTGTTGGAGGGATGGGTGGGGCTGGTGTCATTGGTGGAGCTGGCGTCCTTGGTGGCATAGGAGGTGGCTTCGGAAGTGGTGGTGGCCTTGGTGGAGCTGGGGGTGGCATTGGTGGTGGTGAAGGTGGCGTCGGTGGTGCCGGGGGTGGCATTGGGAGTGGTGGTGGCCTCGGTGGTTCTGGGGGTGGCATTGGAGGAGGTGGTGGCCTTGGTGGCGCCGGGGGGGACATTGGGGTGGTGGTGGCCACGGTGGTGCCGGGGGTGGTGGTGCTGGAGGTGGCGTCGGAGGCGGTGTTGGTGGTGGTACGGTGGTGGCATTGGGGGTGGCGTCGGTGGCGGTTCGGGTGGTGGTGCCGGGGGTGGCATTGGTGGCGGTTCTGGTGGTGGTGCCCGGGGTGGCGTGGGTGGCGGTTCTGGTGGTGGTGCCGGGGGTGGCGTCGGCGGCGGTTACGGTGGTGGTGCTGGGGGTGGCGTCGGCGGCGGTTCCGGTGGTGA